From the Streptomyces pluripotens genome, one window contains:
- a CDS encoding WhiB family transcriptional regulator, with protein MHFETINPADATRPAQALCAQTGPDFFFPEPGSSVREAKRICALCELRRACLDYALTNDERFGVWGGLSEKERLALRRVSG; from the coding sequence ATGCACTTCGAAACGATCAACCCGGCCGACGCAACCCGGCCGGCCCAGGCGCTGTGCGCGCAGACGGGGCCGGACTTCTTCTTCCCCGAGCCAGGGAGCTCGGTGCGTGAGGCGAAGCGTATCTGTGCCCTGTGCGAGTTGCGTCGGGCCTGCCTGGACTACGCGCTGACCAACGACGAGCGCTTCGGCGTGTGGGGCGGGCTGTCCGAGAAGGAGCGCCTTGCTCTCAGGCGCGTCTCTGGCTGA
- a CDS encoding SsgA family sporulation/cell division regulator, with protein MSTVIEQPVEARLVAAAPRMPSIPATLRYDRRDPFAVRMAFPAPATLEGVEACWTFSRELLAAGLLGPEGHGDVRVRPYGYGRTVLEFHAPEGTAVVHVHSQTVRRFLAATDELVPAGLEHLQLDLDHDLAELMRDIC; from the coding sequence TTGTCCACCGTCATCGAGCAGCCCGTAGAGGCCCGTCTCGTCGCCGCCGCACCGCGCATGCCGAGCATTCCCGCCACACTGCGCTACGACCGGCGCGACCCGTTCGCCGTGCGCATGGCCTTCCCGGCCCCGGCAACCCTGGAAGGTGTCGAGGCGTGCTGGACCTTCTCCCGGGAACTCCTCGCGGCCGGGCTGCTGGGCCCCGAGGGCCACGGAGACGTCCGGGTGCGGCCATACGGGTATGGCCGCACCGTGCTGGAGTTCCACGCCCCCGAAGGCACCGCGGTCGTGCACGTGCACTCGCAGACGGTACGACGCTTCCTGGCGGCGACTGACGAACTGGTGCCCGCCGGCCTCGAACACCTCCAGCTCGACCTCGACCACGACCTGGCCGAACTGATGCGGGACATCTGCTGA
- the ddaH gene encoding dimethylargininase, with the protein MPSKKALVRRPSPRLAEGLVTHIEREQADVTLAVEQWEAYVETLRAHGWETIEVEPADGCPDSVFVEDTVVLYKNVALITRPGAESRREETAGTEEAVARLGCSVNWIWDPGTLDGGDVLKVGDTIYVGRGGRTNAAGVQQLRAAFEPLGARVVAVPVSKVLHLKSAVTALPDGTVIGHIPLVDRPSLFPGFLSVPEESGSHVVLLGGSKLLMAASAPKTAELLTDLGHEVVTVDISEFEKLEGCVTCLSVRLRELYA; encoded by the coding sequence GTGCCCAGCAAGAAGGCCCTCGTCCGCCGCCCCAGCCCCCGCCTCGCCGAAGGCCTGGTGACGCACATCGAGCGGGAGCAGGCCGATGTCACACTCGCCGTCGAGCAGTGGGAGGCCTACGTCGAAACGCTGCGGGCGCACGGCTGGGAGACGATCGAGGTCGAACCGGCCGACGGCTGCCCGGACTCGGTGTTCGTCGAGGACACCGTCGTCCTGTACAAGAACGTGGCCCTGATCACCCGGCCCGGCGCCGAGTCCCGACGGGAGGAGACGGCGGGCACCGAGGAGGCGGTGGCGCGCCTCGGCTGCTCCGTGAACTGGATCTGGGATCCGGGCACCCTGGACGGCGGCGACGTCCTGAAAGTGGGTGACACGATCTACGTCGGCCGGGGCGGACGGACCAATGCAGCCGGTGTGCAGCAGCTGCGGGCGGCCTTCGAACCCCTGGGCGCGCGCGTGGTGGCCGTACCGGTGAGCAAGGTGCTGCATCTGAAGTCGGCAGTCACCGCACTGCCGGACGGCACGGTGATCGGGCACATCCCGCTGGTGGACCGGCCCTCGCTCTTCCCGGGCTTCCTCTCGGTGCCCGAGGAGTCCGGCTCGCACGTGGTGCTGCTCGGTGGCAGCAAACTGTTGATGGCGGCGAGTGCGCCGAAGACCGCGGAACTGCTGACCGACCTCGGCCACGAGGTGGTCACGGTGGACATCAGCGAGTTCGAGAAGCTGGAGGGCTGTGTGACCTGTCTCTCGGTTCGGCTGCGGGAGCTGTACGCCTGA
- a CDS encoding endonuclease V: MTTVGVPAGWPATEEEARAVQDELRGLVVLDEPGPPPGEGRVTGVDVAYDDDLDLVAAAAVVLDAATLEPVAEATAVGRVSFPYVPGLLAFREIPTVRAALDALPCPPGVVVCDGYGLAHPRRFGLASHLGVLTGLPAIGVAKNPFTFTYAAPGPVRGSCAPLLAGAEEVGRALRTQDGVKPVFVSVGHRMSLDGAVAHTLALTPRYRLPETTRRADALCRRALREAAQDVSGRRGQDGTIRQAPTS; the protein is encoded by the coding sequence ATGACTACCGTAGGCGTACCCGCGGGCTGGCCCGCGACCGAGGAAGAGGCTCGTGCCGTGCAGGACGAGCTGCGCGGGCTGGTGGTGCTCGACGAGCCCGGACCGCCTCCGGGAGAGGGCCGTGTCACGGGGGTCGACGTCGCCTACGACGACGACCTGGACCTCGTCGCCGCGGCGGCCGTGGTCCTCGACGCCGCCACGCTGGAGCCCGTGGCCGAGGCGACGGCGGTCGGCCGGGTCTCTTTCCCGTACGTGCCCGGGCTCCTCGCCTTCCGTGAGATCCCCACCGTCAGGGCCGCGCTGGACGCCCTGCCGTGCCCGCCGGGGGTGGTGGTGTGCGACGGCTATGGCCTTGCCCACCCGCGCCGCTTCGGGCTCGCGAGTCATCTGGGCGTGCTCACCGGCCTGCCGGCCATCGGCGTCGCCAAGAACCCCTTCACGTTCACCTACGCCGCACCGGGCCCGGTGCGGGGCAGCTGCGCACCGTTGCTCGCCGGCGCCGAGGAGGTGGGGCGCGCGCTGCGCACCCAGGACGGTGTCAAACCGGTCTTCGTCTCCGTCGGTCACCGGATGAGTTTGGACGGTGCCGTGGCACACACCCTCGCTCTGACCCCGCGGTACCGTCTGCCGGAGACGACGCGCAGGGCCGACGCCCTGTGCCGCCGGGCCCTGCGGGAGGCGGCACAGGACGTGTCGGGTCGCCGAGGTCAGGACGGGACGATCCGCCAGGCGCCGACCTCCTGA
- a CDS encoding ABC-F family ATP-binding cassette domain-containing protein, whose translation MSPALTCVSLSFAWPDGTAVFDGLDVAFGPGRTGLIGVNGSGKSTLLKLLCGELIPADGTVKAIGEIGYLPQNVTLDTALRVDQVLGITDRRAALHAIEAGDAAEEHFETVGDDWDIEERARVALGELGLGHIDLDRTVGEVSGGESVLLRLAALLLRRPDVLLLDEPTNNLDLYARRRLYQAVTAWPGVLVVVSHDRELLDLVDQIAELRSGEVSWYGGNYSAYEEALAVEQEAAERMVRVAEADVRKQRRELADARVKLARRKRYGQRMWDSKREPKIVMGARKRAAQESAGKHRTMHEERLAGARERLEQAVDAVRVDDEIRVDLPHTAVPPGRQVLTVEHLTMAHGTRVPGTLDLRGPERVALVGRNGAGKTTLLRTVAGELEPVAGEVRAHVPLRFLPQRLDILDDELTVAENVARFALGATANRVRARLARFLFRGARADQSAATLSGGERFRAALAALMLAEPAPQLLLLDEPTNNLDMASVRQLVSALESYEGALLVASHDLPFLTSIGITRWLLMQDGELRETTPDDAGLPDRSDL comes from the coding sequence ATGTCACCTGCTCTCACCTGTGTCTCCCTGTCCTTCGCCTGGCCCGACGGCACCGCCGTCTTCGACGGCCTCGACGTCGCCTTCGGTCCCGGCAGGACCGGGCTCATCGGCGTCAACGGGTCGGGAAAGTCAACCTTGCTGAAGCTTCTATGCGGCGAGCTCATCCCGGCCGACGGCACGGTCAAGGCGATCGGTGAGATTGGCTACCTGCCGCAGAACGTCACCCTCGACACCGCTCTCCGCGTCGACCAAGTCCTCGGCATCACCGACCGGCGAGCCGCGCTGCACGCCATCGAGGCCGGTGACGCCGCCGAGGAACACTTCGAGACGGTCGGCGACGACTGGGACATCGAAGAACGCGCCCGGGTCGCCCTCGGCGAACTCGGGCTCGGCCACATCGACCTGGACCGGACCGTCGGCGAGGTGTCCGGCGGCGAATCGGTGCTGCTGCGCCTCGCCGCACTACTGCTGCGCCGCCCGGATGTCCTACTGCTGGACGAGCCCACCAACAACCTGGACCTGTACGCGCGTCGGCGGCTGTACCAAGCCGTCACGGCGTGGCCGGGCGTACTGGTCGTGGTCAGCCACGACCGGGAACTGCTCGACCTGGTCGACCAGATCGCGGAGCTGCGTTCCGGGGAGGTCTCCTGGTACGGCGGCAACTACTCGGCCTACGAAGAGGCCCTCGCCGTCGAGCAGGAGGCCGCCGAGCGCATGGTGCGCGTCGCCGAGGCCGATGTGCGCAAGCAGCGGCGCGAACTGGCCGATGCACGGGTCAAACTGGCCCGCCGCAAGCGGTACGGGCAGAGAATGTGGGACTCCAAGCGCGAACCGAAGATCGTGATGGGGGCACGGAAACGCGCCGCCCAGGAGTCCGCGGGCAAGCACCGCACCATGCACGAGGAACGGCTCGCCGGAGCCAGGGAGCGCCTGGAGCAGGCAGTGGACGCCGTACGCGTCGACGACGAGATCCGCGTCGACCTGCCGCACACGGCGGTACCACCGGGCAGGCAGGTGCTCACCGTGGAGCACCTGACGATGGCCCACGGCACACGCGTGCCGGGCACCCTCGATCTGCGCGGGCCGGAGCGGGTCGCACTGGTCGGCCGCAACGGCGCCGGGAAGACGACCCTGCTGCGGACCGTCGCAGGGGAACTGGAGCCGGTGGCCGGAGAGGTGAGGGCGCACGTGCCGCTGCGCTTCCTGCCGCAGCGGCTGGACATCCTGGACGACGAGCTGACCGTCGCCGAGAACGTCGCCCGGTTCGCACTGGGTGCCACCGCCAACCGGGTGCGGGCGCGGTTGGCCCGCTTCTTGTTCCGGGGGGCGCGAGCCGACCAGAGCGCGGCCACGCTGTCCGGCGGTGAGCGCTTCCGGGCGGCCCTGGCCGCGCTGATGCTCGCCGAACCGGCACCCCAACTACTGCTGCTCGACGAGCCGACCAACAACCTCGACATGGCCAGCGTCCGGCAGCTGGTCTCGGCCCTGGAGTCGTACGAGGGTGCGCTGCTCGTCGCCAGCCACGACCTGCCGTTCCTCACATCGATCGGCATCACCCGCTGGCTGCTGATGCAGGACGGAGAGCTGAGGGAAACCACCCCGGACGACGCCGGACTCCCTGACCGGTCCGATCTCTGA
- a CDS encoding VOC family protein, with amino-acid sequence MLTTHFVNGAPNWIDLSTPDIDGAVSFYGALFGWRFQSAGPDAGGYGFFQLDGRTVAGGMQSGPEQGQPAWTVYFQSEDAQATAKAAEGAHGSVRVQPVDVMGQGHVAVLTDQAGAPFGIWQPGRTKGVDVANEPGALYWVELYTPDIAAAAAFYHQVLGLETSAAPFPGGTYTCVNPAGRGEDAMFGGIVPLADAPGEAEGGPHWLSYFQIEDTDGVVEKAQRLGGTVRMPPTTVEGVGRMARLDDPHGVRFAVIESARPQS; translated from the coding sequence ATGCTCACCACCCATTTCGTCAACGGTGCCCCCAACTGGATCGACCTCAGCACCCCCGACATCGACGGAGCCGTCTCCTTCTACGGCGCCCTCTTCGGCTGGCGGTTCCAGTCGGCGGGGCCCGACGCCGGTGGCTACGGCTTCTTCCAGTTGGACGGCAGAACCGTCGCCGGCGGCATGCAGAGCGGCCCCGAGCAGGGGCAGCCGGCCTGGACGGTGTACTTCCAGAGCGAGGACGCACAGGCCACCGCCAAGGCGGCCGAAGGGGCCCACGGCAGCGTGCGGGTCCAGCCTGTGGATGTGATGGGCCAGGGACACGTGGCGGTCCTCACCGACCAAGCGGGTGCGCCGTTCGGCATCTGGCAGCCAGGGCGGACCAAGGGCGTGGACGTGGCGAACGAGCCCGGCGCGCTGTACTGGGTCGAGCTGTACACGCCGGACATCGCGGCGGCCGCCGCGTTCTACCACCAGGTGCTCGGCCTGGAAACCTCGGCCGCGCCCTTCCCCGGCGGGACGTACACCTGCGTCAACCCGGCAGGCAGAGGAGAGGACGCGATGTTCGGCGGGATCGTACCGTTGGCCGATGCTCCTGGCGAGGCAGAAGGCGGCCCGCACTGGCTTTCGTACTTCCAGATCGAGGACACCGACGGTGTGGTCGAGAAGGCCCAGCGGCTCGGTGGGACGGTACGCATGCCCCCGACGACCGTGGAGGGCGTCGGCCGCATGGCCCGGCTCGACGACCCGCACGGGGTGCGTTTCGCGGTCATCGAAAGCGCCCGACCGCAGAGCTGA
- a CDS encoding CaiB/BaiF CoA transferase family protein, with translation MTTAQTPTTPGTGPLSGVRVVELAGIGPGPFAAMLLADLGADVVRVDRPGGPGLAIDPAHDVTNRNKRSIVLDLKTPEGPARVLDLAERADILIEGYRPGVAERLGVGPGDCHTRNPRLVYGRMTGWGQDGPLAHRAGHDVAYIALTGTLGMIGRPDEPPAVPANLLGDYAGGSLYLVVGVLAALHHARATGVGQVVDAAIVDGTAHLSTMIHGMLAAGSWQDRRAANLLDGGCPYYGTYETSDGRYMAVGALEVQFYEEFLRLLGLDDLSAAWMDRTRWGELRERIADRFRSRTRDEWAAVFEGSDACVAPVRSLSEAPHDPHLTARGTFTDHDGITQPAPAPRFSVTPTTLRTGPARPGADTRAVARDWGIPDLAPAAPVADRD, from the coding sequence ATGACGACGGCGCAGACGCCCACCACACCGGGCACCGGTCCGCTGTCCGGCGTGCGCGTGGTGGAGCTGGCGGGGATCGGCCCCGGCCCGTTCGCCGCCATGCTGCTGGCCGATCTGGGTGCCGACGTGGTCCGGGTGGACCGTCCGGGTGGTCCGGGACTTGCGATCGACCCCGCCCACGACGTCACCAACCGCAACAAGCGCTCGATCGTGCTCGACCTGAAGACACCGGAGGGCCCCGCACGCGTCCTCGATCTCGCCGAACGGGCCGACATCCTCATCGAGGGCTACCGCCCGGGCGTCGCCGAGCGCCTCGGCGTCGGCCCCGGGGACTGTCACACCCGCAACCCCCGCCTGGTCTACGGCCGCATGACAGGCTGGGGCCAGGACGGGCCCCTCGCCCACCGGGCCGGCCATGACGTGGCCTACATCGCGCTCACCGGCACCCTCGGTATGATCGGCCGCCCGGACGAGCCCCCGGCCGTCCCCGCCAACCTGCTCGGCGACTACGCGGGCGGCTCCCTGTACCTGGTCGTAGGTGTCCTCGCCGCACTGCACCACGCGCGCGCGACCGGCGTCGGCCAGGTCGTCGACGCCGCCATCGTCGACGGCACCGCCCATCTGTCGACGATGATCCACGGCATGCTCGCCGCCGGCAGTTGGCAGGACCGGCGCGCGGCCAACCTCCTCGACGGCGGCTGTCCCTACTACGGCACCTACGAGACCTCCGACGGCAGGTACATGGCGGTCGGCGCCCTGGAGGTGCAGTTCTACGAGGAATTTCTGCGCCTGCTCGGTCTGGACGACCTGTCAGCGGCCTGGATGGACCGGACCCGGTGGGGCGAACTGCGCGAACGGATCGCCGACCGCTTCCGCTCCCGCACCCGCGACGAGTGGGCGGCCGTCTTCGAGGGGTCCGACGCCTGCGTGGCGCCCGTGCGGTCCCTGAGCGAGGCGCCCCACGACCCGCACCTGACGGCCCGCGGAACCTTCACCGATCACGACGGCATCACCCAGCCCGCTCCCGCCCCGCGTTTCTCCGTGACCCCCACCACCCTCCGTACCGGCCCGGCCCGGCCCGGCGCGGACACCCGGGCGGTGGCGCGGGACTGGGGGATACCAGACCTCGCGCCCGCCGCCCCCGTCGCCGACCGCGACTGA
- a CDS encoding LacI family DNA-binding transcriptional regulator, giving the protein MTEAVSRPTLEAVAARAGVSRATVSRVVNGAGGVREPLAERVRQAVAELGYVPNQAARSLVTKRHQAVAVVIAEPETRVFADPFFALQLRGISKELTAQDNQLVLLLIEGRDDHARVARYLAGGHVDGALVFSLHLDDPLPGLIQGASVPTVFGGRPGWGAGTGRTRAQGPGVVYVDCDNRGGARAAVRHLVGLGRGRVAHITGALDQTSAVDRLDGYRDVMGEVPGGYDSRLLAESDFTPAGGERAMRELLDRCPDLDAVFAANDLTALGALRVLRERGRRVPVDVALIGFDDMLSVAEQTDPPLTTVRQDIEEMGRLMARLLLQVLSGGRAQDTPEAPAGSTAPAAPDAGLILPTKLVRRASA; this is encoded by the coding sequence GTGACCGAGGCAGTGTCCCGTCCCACGCTGGAGGCGGTGGCCGCGCGGGCCGGCGTGTCCCGGGCCACCGTGTCACGGGTGGTCAATGGCGCGGGCGGAGTGCGCGAGCCCCTGGCCGAGCGGGTCAGGCAGGCCGTGGCCGAACTGGGATACGTCCCCAACCAGGCAGCCCGCAGCCTCGTCACCAAGCGGCACCAAGCCGTCGCGGTGGTCATCGCCGAACCGGAGACCCGGGTCTTCGCCGACCCCTTCTTCGCCCTCCAGTTGCGCGGTATCAGCAAGGAACTGACGGCACAGGACAACCAGCTCGTCCTGCTGCTCATCGAGGGCCGTGACGACCACGCGCGCGTGGCCCGCTACCTCGCCGGAGGCCACGTCGACGGGGCGCTCGTCTTCTCGCTGCATCTCGACGACCCGCTGCCCGGGCTCATCCAGGGCGCCAGTGTGCCCACGGTGTTCGGCGGGCGGCCCGGCTGGGGCGCCGGCACGGGGCGCACTCGAGCACAGGGCCCGGGAGTGGTGTACGTCGACTGCGACAACCGGGGCGGGGCCCGTGCGGCCGTACGCCATCTCGTGGGTCTCGGTCGCGGACGCGTCGCGCACATCACCGGTGCCCTGGACCAGACCTCGGCGGTGGACAGGCTCGACGGCTACCGGGACGTCATGGGTGAGGTCCCGGGCGGATACGATTCCCGGCTACTCGCGGAGAGCGACTTCACTCCGGCCGGCGGCGAACGCGCCATGCGCGAACTCCTCGACCGCTGCCCGGACCTGGACGCCGTGTTCGCCGCCAATGACCTCACTGCGCTCGGTGCCTTGCGGGTGCTGCGAGAGCGGGGCCGACGTGTTCCCGTGGACGTGGCCCTGATCGGCTTCGACGACATGCTGTCCGTCGCCGAGCAGACCGACCCGCCGCTGACGACGGTCCGTCAGGACATCGAGGAGATGGGCCGGCTGATGGCCCGCCTTTTGTTGCAGGTCCTGTCCGGCGGTCGGGCGCAGGACACCCCAGAGGCGCCGGCTGGGTCGACCGCTCCGGCCGCCCCGGACGCGGGTCTGATCCTTCCGACGAAGCTGGTACGCCGCGCATCCGCCTGA
- a CDS encoding acyl-ACP desaturase has translation MTITSSHLGSPSVWTDARLLCALEEAVEKELNRHLKVAKDWMPHEYVPFSDGRNFPGLFEDGEAWEKDQSKVTEVGRIALVVNLLTEDNLPSYHHEIATLFGRDGAWGTWVHRWTAEEGRHGIVMRDYLLTSRAVDPDKLERFRMAHMSSGFESDNRHSMLHSIAYVAFQELATRISHRNTGHQSGDPVCDRMLARIATDENLHMVFYRNLLKAAFELAPDLTMQAVRDVVVNFRMPGHGIPGFERAAAQMAIGEVYNLRIHLDDVLQPVLRFLKIMEIDGLGTEGRKAQEELGLFLGGLDTEASKFDEKLAARKARMAARASG, from the coding sequence GTGACGATCACCTCCTCTCACCTCGGCAGCCCGTCCGTCTGGACCGATGCGCGGCTGCTGTGCGCGCTGGAAGAGGCGGTCGAGAAGGAGCTGAACCGGCATCTGAAGGTCGCCAAGGACTGGATGCCGCACGAGTACGTACCCTTCAGCGACGGACGCAACTTCCCGGGCCTGTTCGAGGACGGGGAGGCGTGGGAAAAGGACCAGTCCAAGGTGACGGAGGTCGGCCGCATCGCCCTCGTGGTCAACCTGTTGACCGAGGACAACCTGCCGAGCTACCACCATGAGATCGCCACGCTCTTCGGCCGCGACGGAGCCTGGGGCACCTGGGTGCACCGCTGGACGGCCGAGGAGGGCCGCCACGGCATCGTGATGCGTGACTACCTACTGACCTCGCGCGCTGTGGACCCGGACAAGCTGGAACGTTTCCGTATGGCCCATATGAGCTCGGGCTTCGAGTCGGACAACCGGCACTCGATGCTGCACTCGATCGCCTACGTCGCCTTCCAGGAGTTGGCCACCCGCATCTCCCACCGCAACACCGGCCACCAGTCCGGCGACCCGGTGTGCGATCGCATGCTGGCCCGCATCGCCACCGACGAGAACCTCCACATGGTCTTCTACCGCAACCTGCTCAAGGCCGCCTTCGAGCTCGCCCCCGACCTCACCATGCAGGCGGTCCGGGACGTCGTGGTGAACTTCCGCATGCCCGGCCACGGTATCCCCGGCTTCGAGCGGGCCGCCGCACAGATGGCGATCGGCGAGGTCTACAACCTGCGCATCCACCTCGACGACGTGCTGCAGCCGGTGCTGCGCTTCCTGAAGATCATGGAGATCGACGGACTGGGCACCGAAGGCCGCAAGGCCCAGGAGGAACTGGGCCTGTTCCTGGGCGGACTGGACACAGAGGCATCGAAGTTCGACGAGAAGCTGGCTGCCCGCAAGGCCCGCATGGCGGCGCGCGCCTCCGGATGA
- a CDS encoding YciI family protein translates to MFILELVYTAPLDVVDALLPDHVAWLDEQYEKGLILASGRKKPRDGGVMVAVAEDRTRIEEAIASDPFAAAGVCTYRVTEFIATKTAPELARHRQTLG, encoded by the coding sequence ATGTTCATCCTTGAGCTGGTCTACACCGCCCCCCTCGATGTCGTGGACGCCCTGTTGCCCGACCACGTGGCGTGGCTGGACGAGCAGTACGAGAAGGGCCTGATCCTGGCGTCCGGGCGCAAGAAGCCCCGCGACGGCGGGGTGATGGTGGCCGTCGCGGAGGACCGTACCCGGATCGAGGAGGCCATCGCGAGCGACCCGTTCGCCGCCGCCGGGGTGTGCACCTACCGGGTCACGGAATTCATCGCCACGAAGACGGCCCCGGAGCTGGCACGCCACCGGCAGACACTGGGCTGA
- a CDS encoding saccharopine dehydrogenase family protein — translation MNGPNRTDRDYDLVLFGATGFVGALTAEYLAAHAPENLRWAVAGRDEGKLARLRERLPGARDVDVLRADAGDPVALRALAGRARVVASTVGPYVQHGEDLVAACADAGTDYLDITGEPEFVDLMYVRYDARARETGARLVHACGFDSVPHDLGVYFTVRQLPEGVPLTVDGYVTADAAFSGGTLASALNQAARGRRMLAAARARSRHEPRLTTRRVATPAGLPRFSGEAGAWALPLPTIDPQIVGRSARALERYGPDFRYRHYAAVRRLPVALGAVAAVGTVAAAAQLPPARRWLSDRLKPGDGPNAQKRAKSWFAVRFAGEGGGQRVYTEVAGGDPGYGETAKMLAEAALCLAFDDLPPTAGQVTTAQAMGDALTERLRAAGITFRVTARR, via the coding sequence ATGAACGGACCAAACAGGACGGACCGTGACTACGACCTCGTGCTGTTCGGAGCCACCGGCTTCGTCGGTGCGCTGACCGCGGAGTACCTCGCCGCACACGCGCCCGAGAATCTGCGCTGGGCAGTGGCCGGCCGCGACGAGGGGAAGCTGGCACGGCTGCGGGAACGGCTGCCCGGCGCGAGGGACGTCGACGTCCTGCGGGCCGACGCCGGCGACCCGGTCGCGCTGCGTGCTCTGGCCGGGCGGGCTCGCGTGGTGGCCTCGACCGTGGGGCCGTACGTACAGCACGGTGAGGATCTGGTCGCGGCCTGCGCGGACGCCGGTACCGACTACCTGGACATCACTGGTGAACCAGAGTTCGTGGACCTGATGTATGTCCGGTACGACGCACGCGCGCGGGAAACGGGCGCACGCCTGGTGCACGCCTGTGGCTTCGACTCCGTCCCCCACGATCTGGGGGTGTACTTCACCGTGCGACAGCTGCCGGAGGGCGTGCCGCTGACCGTGGACGGCTACGTGACCGCCGACGCCGCCTTCTCCGGCGGCACGCTCGCCTCGGCGCTGAACCAGGCCGCCCGGGGCCGGCGGATGCTGGCCGCGGCACGTGCGCGGTCACGGCACGAGCCGCGGCTGACGACCCGCCGGGTGGCCACGCCTGCGGGCCTGCCGAGGTTCTCCGGGGAGGCCGGCGCGTGGGCGCTGCCGTTGCCCACCATCGACCCGCAGATCGTGGGCCGTTCGGCAAGGGCGCTGGAGCGCTACGGACCCGACTTCCGCTACCGGCACTACGCCGCGGTGCGGCGTCTGCCGGTGGCACTCGGCGCAGTCGCCGCCGTGGGCACGGTGGCAGCAGCCGCCCAGCTCCCGCCGGCCCGCCGATGGCTGTCGGACCGGCTCAAGCCAGGGGACGGACCCAACGCGCAGAAGCGGGCGAAGAGCTGGTTCGCGGTGCGCTTCGCCGGCGAGGGAGGCGGACAGCGCGTGTACACGGAGGTCGCGGGCGGCGATCCCGGGTACGGCGAGACGGCGAAGATGCTCGCCGAGGCCGCCCTGTGCCTGGCCTTCGACGACCTCCCGCCGACGGCCGGGCAAGTCACCACGGCGCAGGCGATGGGCGACGCCCTGACCGAACGGCTGCGCGCCGCCGGGATTACCTTCCGGGTCACGGCACGGCGGTGA
- a CDS encoding MmcQ/YjbR family DNA-binding protein, which yields MAVARNALRKREKLREFALSLPGAAEEFPWGESVAKVNGKVFAFLGVGDGSHPPGVTVKLRDQSAHAHALATPGVAPAGYGLGRAGWVRIRLEGVGAPVVELLCDWVEESYRSIAPKRLVAELDVRGS from the coding sequence GTGGCCGTAGCGAGGAACGCGCTGAGGAAGCGGGAGAAACTGCGCGAGTTCGCGCTCTCCCTGCCCGGCGCGGCCGAGGAGTTCCCGTGGGGCGAGTCCGTCGCCAAGGTCAACGGAAAGGTGTTCGCCTTCCTCGGGGTGGGCGACGGTAGTCACCCGCCGGGCGTCACCGTCAAACTCAGGGACCAGTCCGCCCATGCGCATGCGTTGGCCACGCCTGGCGTCGCGCCCGCCGGGTACGGCCTCGGCAGAGCCGGCTGGGTGCGGATACGGCTGGAGGGCGTGGGCGCCCCCGTGGTGGAACTGCTGTGCGACTGGGTGGAGGAGAGCTACCGGTCGATCGCCCCCAAGCGCCTCGTGGCGGAACTCGACGTTCGCGGCTCGTAG